From the genome of Raphanus sativus cultivar WK10039 unplaced genomic scaffold, ASM80110v3 Scaffold0768, whole genome shotgun sequence:
TTTCGAAGCAATCACAAAATAAATCTGTAAACCTAATCAACTCACGAAATCCCATCACGGTTTGATTGTAATCGAGATCACTTCTCGCTGCAACACATACATCATATTAGCTTCATTGTTTCAAAACTAAAGGTAcgtaatttgttttttcatttgATCACATTGGATTTGAcgcaaaaaaataatcaaaaagtgAGTTTTGTTAATCTGTACGTTGGCGTTTCGATTCAGATGGAGATTGGTTTGGAGCCAAAGGATGCAGTTGATTGGTCTTATAGAGGCGAAGGAGCTGTTAATTTGGTTCTCGCTTACACTGGATCCTCTCCCTCTTTTGTTAGTCTCTTCATTGTTTTTCTtcatttcaatattttgaatccgTTCTTGATTTGATCATCTTTGGATTAGAAAAAGttaattaacatttatattCTACATTGTTTTCTTTTCGTTTGTGTTATGTGTGAAGCTGGGAAAGATGATGAGAATACAGAAAATGCCAAATGATGGGAAAGAAGATAATGGAAACACAAGTGGAAATGGTCTCACGTCTCATGAAAAGGTTATATGGGGAGAGTGCAAGGAAGTTGTTTCTTGCCAGAACAAGGAGATTGTGGAGTTTTTGTTTGTCAAACATGTCATGAGACCTTTGTTGGGTCATAAACATGTCAATCCTGGAGTATGTTTCCTTCTCTCTTGTCATCATGATAtggattatttttgttttgtatttggaATGTTTAAAATCGTTTTGCTTTGTCTCTAGAGGTCTTCTTACTGCAATTGTTTTTTCTTGTAGATGCGTCTTCTTGTAGCAAAGGAGTTTCTTGAGTCTGTTGAGAACATTGTGACATCTCAGCGACCTTCTTGGCGTGCTGATGCAGCCTGTGTGGATACTAACCGCAATTCCGTTCTTCTGATGGATGATTTGACACTTTTCGCCCACGGTAATTCATTTTGTTCGTGTTATTTTGGGGGTTATAGATATATGTCacgttatttatattttctgctTTCAGGTCGTGTTGAGGATAAACCATGCTTAAGTGTTGAAATAAAGGTGTTCATGATCATTACATTACATTACATGtgcttttcttctttcttcttctttcggCTAGCGATTGAATGCTTTTCTTGGCTAATATACATTGCATGTTTGCTCTGATTAAGTAGCCAAAATGTGGATTCCTTCCTTCTTCAAGTTTCATAGCACAAGAAAATGTTATCAAGAAGGGTAAAACTCGTTTTGAGATGCACCAAGTTCTGAAGCTTCAAGAAAATGAGGTACTTCTCTAAAACTATTCAAAAACATAAATGTATATTCTCCTAAAGAAAGTTAATTTAATATTGTTTCAATCACGTTTTAGAGAATGTACGGACCTATTGGTACTTctctaaaacttttttttttggtccatAACTTCGCAAGTCATTCGAAACAAAAACTCTTTACAACCCAACTTATGAACCTAACACGTTAGAAGTTGTGTTGCAGATCTCAGAGATCAGTGAATATGATCCTTTGGACCTATTCTCTGGATCAAAAGATAGAATACACAAAGCAATAAGAGCACTATACGCAACTCCTCAGAACAACTTCCGCGTGTTCTTGAACGGCTCTCTCGTATTTGGAGGCTTAGGTGGTGGCACATGCAAGACAACCTCAAAGGTTGAACAAGACTTTGAGCATATACTCAAAGATATCATCAAGACCAAAGATGGTCCACGTGCAAATCATTTCATAGAGCTTGTTGCAGAAACCGTTTACACCTCTGGGGTTCTAGATCATCTTCTGGATGTTCAAAAGCTAGACAAGTATAACATCGAAGGAGCGATTCACGTGTACTATGACCTTATTAACCAGCCATGCAAAGTGTGCAAAGAGTTGGAGAAGAGTACAAAGTCATCAGCAAGTCAATTTAGCTCCATGCATTTGATTCCGATGGATGAGAAAGTGAATGTTTTGAAGGAGTTCTTGATATCTGCCACTGCAAAAGATTGCAGTGTAATGATAAGCTTTAGATCAACAAATGATGTGATCTCAAGGTCCTCTTCTCATAGTAATCTGCATCTTGAATCAGCAAAGCAAGAATTCGATTACAAGGTAATCTTTTTAGCTGCTATACTTTATACAAATGGTAACATGAGGAATAATTACGGCACGGTTATACTAATaacaaaaatgtataaatatatatttatatgtagaGCTTTTTGTTACTGTTTATTACGGAGCAAGTATGGTTTCTTTGTTGCCATTCGGACCCTAATCTTTTGGCTTTGTTGGATTGCTTCTTATACACTGAGCTCTTATGTTGGCAGGTACATTTCATTGATCTTGATATGAGACCACTGAAGAAAATGGAAGTCTATTATGAACTAGACAAGAAGATCAT
Proteins encoded in this window:
- the LOC108818639 gene encoding inositol-pentakisphosphate 2-kinase — encoded protein: MEIGLEPKDAVDWSYRGEGAVNLVLAYTGSSPSFLGKMMRIQKMPNDGKEDNGNTSGNGLTSHEKVIWGECKEVVSCQNKEIVEFLFVKHVMRPLLGHKHVNPGMRLLVAKEFLESVENIVTSQRPSWRADAACVDTNRNSVLLMDDLTLFAHGRVEDKPCLSVEIKPKCGFLPSSSFIAQENVIKKGKTRFEMHQVLKLQENEISEISEYDPLDLFSGSKDRIHKAIRALYATPQNNFRVFLNGSLVFGGLGGGTCKTTSKVEQDFEHILKDIIKTKDGPRANHFIELVAETVYTSGVLDHLLDVQKLDKYNIEGAIHVYYDLINQPCKVCKELEKSTKSSASQFSSMHLIPMDEKVNVLKEFLISATAKDCSVMISFRSTNDVISRSSSHSNLHLESAKQEFDYKVHFIDLDMRPLKKMEVYYELDKKIMKTYLEMMKKKEALLGGERRAQRQCF